The Deltaproteobacteria bacterium genome contains the following window.
AAAATGGATGTCGGCAATCAAAGGAATGCTGATCTCTTTTTTTATTTCGCCGAGGTTTTTCGCGGCGTTTCGATCTGGAACAGCAACCCGGACAATCTCGCATCCCTCCCGCTGTAAAAGGTGGATCTGGGCCACAGTGGAGGATACATCTCTCGTATCGGTCTTGGCCATCGATTGGACAGCAATCGGTGCTCCGCCCCCTACGGGAACAGGACCGATAAACAACTGCCGGCTTTTTCTGCGGGCGATAGGGTCAGAGGGTCGCAAGCCTTTATCCACAGGTTTTTAGTTTGATATTCAAGGGGAAAATGCTTAATTCCCCTCCAGGGAAAGTTGGTTCTTTCCCGGTTTTATAATTCTAATGAGCGATTTTTAACAATTTTATCATAGAAGAGAACGGGTGGGATGTCAAGGAATAGGCAGGAATCGGGTTGCCAGGACCGTCCTTACCCTTCTTACTCTATTTCCGGGGTAAGAATAGATAATTCCCGTTGAATGACGAGGGAGAGGACGTCTCCGGGGTTTTTATTCTCGCGGATGAAATGCATAATCTTTAGGAGGTCGTTTTGTTGCAGATCCTTTTGGCAGCGCTGTAGTACCCTTTCCCAATGACCCTCTTTTAGACTGCCGTAGGCCAGAAGAGGGGTTTCTCCTTCCTCGGTTATCTCGACCTCTTCCGAGAGCTTTTCAGGCGGAATGCTTTGCACTTCTTCTTGAAACGCCTGGATGAATGTTTCGGCCATTTCCTCTTTCAGGGTAACGGATCTGTTTTGCTCAGAAAATTGTTTCCGCAGGTCGTTCTCCTGAATCTGGAAAGAAACATTGGAGACCCGTAATCTTCCGGGGATGATCTCATAAAATGCCGGCTGGGCCAAAGAGTTTTTCGTGCGCCTGATCAAGAATCTTTCCCGACCATTGCTGGCCTCAAAATAAGAAACCTTATTTGGTTCGTAACAGGGCTTGTCGCTGATGAAAGTTTCGGGGTCAAGGAATATTTCCTCGGTAACGTGGTCGTGATGGCAACGAAAAAATTCCCTTTGGCTATTTATATCTTCCGACGACCATTCGACCCCCGGTAGCGATGAGGATTCGCCGAAATCCCCAAAATTTCCGTAACAAGGGGCCACTTGGTTGCATCGGGTGCAGCGAATAAATTTTTCAACCATATTTTTCTCCGCCCTAATCCCGCCGTTCAGTGAAAACTGGTTGCGGGGGGAAGGGGGCTGCTGTTTTTAAATTGCTTAATAAATAAAGAAACCATGCACGGGTCAAATTGAATACCGGCATTCTTCTCAAGCTCTTCTTGCACTTTTTTGGTGGAAAGGCATTGTCTATAAGGCCGGTCCGAAGTCATGGCGTCGTAAGAATCGGCCAATGAAATGATGCGGGCTAATAGGGGAATTTCTTCGCCCGTAAGTCCATCTGGGTAACCTTTGCCGTCCCAGCGTTCGTGATGGTGGCGAACTGCCAAGGAAACTGCGAGGGAAAAAGCCAGAGGCTCGATCAAGCGCACGCCTTTGAGGGGGTGCTGTCGAATATCCAGATTTTCACCCTGAGTGAGATTGTTTTTCTCCAGCAGGCGGTTGCTCAGGCCAATTTTACCTATATCGTGGAGGAGGGTGGCAATTTGCAGATCCTCTTTTTCTTGGGAGGAAAGGCGTAATTCATGGGCGATGAGTTCCGCATAATAAGAGACCCGTTCGGAATGGCCGCTGGTGTAGGGTTCCTTACTTTCCAGGATATATATGAGAACCTTGAGGAAGTCCATGTAGTTGACCAAGATCTTCTGGCCTCGAAACCCTTCCAACTGCTGGAGGGATTCTCTCAGCTCTTTTTGGATCTCATCAACTCCCGAGGCTGAGTCCACGCTTGCTCCCAAATTGGAAAGAGCTTCATTCTGGTTCTCTTCCAATAAACTGAGATCTTTGATTTTTTGGATAAGATTTTTAATTTTTAGGTTTAAACTTCGCCGTTCGACAGATTTACTAACGACGGAGATGATTTCGGCAACATTGAAAGGTTTGGAGATGAAATCGACGGCTCCGTAGCGGATGGCTTCGATGGCGGTCGGTAGGGTTCCATAACCCGTAATAATGACAACTTCGATATCGTTTTTAAATTTTTTGATCTCCCGCAGGACATCGATTCCCGGGATCCCGGGCATTTTCAAGTCGAGAGTGACCAGGTCGACCTTTTGGGAGTTGATAAATCTTAAAGCTTCATAACCGTTGGCCGCGGTGTGGACTTGGTAAAGCGGTTTTAGGATCATCCTCAAAGATTCTCTCGGCCCAACTTCATCATCTACAACCAGAACGGAACCATGATAAGACATTTTAAACTCTCCAAAAGGAGAAATTTCTACTCTGCACTCGAACATTGTCATTTCAGCAAATTTTGTGCCTCATGGTATTGCTGGATGAGAAAATATATAAGTATATGATATTTATTATTTTTTAAAATAATTGAAAGAAAGAAGGAATGAAAATTAAGTCAGTTTTGTACGATCAAGGAGGAAAACGTTCATTTTTGTGACCATGCGGGTGTCATTTTTTTGTTATATTTTCCTATACATTTTTACAGATAGAGGCTGCTTTCCCCCTTTGCTTTATTAAATAAATTCATTTTCTGTAGTCCTTATTCATCGGCAACCACAATTCTGGAACCTATGCCTGGTTGTTTCTCTTGAAGGGTTCGTCATTTTGTCCTTTGACCGCTGAGAAATATTTAAAGAAAAAATGGATTGGCTTTTTAGAAATTTTTAATTTTTCTAAAATAAAAGAATCTTTGGCAAAAAAATTGCATCATAACTATAAATAATTCAAAAGGAGAAGATAAGTAATCAATATGGCTATGGGGAACAAAAGAAAAGAAGGCATGCATTGCCAGCGTTGTGGCGGCAGGATGATTTTTGAAAAATTTTATGATGTGAATAGTGTCTTTTTTGGGTGGCATTGTGTGATTTGCGGGGAAATATTAGATCCAGTTATCCTTTTACACCGCTTAAGTCAGGACGCCGATATTCAAATTCCTGAAGAAGAAGAAGAAGTTATGCATTTAGTGAAAAAATACCTGAATGCTAAACCTAAGGGACTGAAGGGGGGACAAAAAGTTAAAGAAATTACCCTGACCACCAATTTAAAAGATGAAACAAGTTTGAATTGAAAATAAAAATCCTTAAGGAATTTCTTTAAGGA
Protein-coding sequences here:
- a CDS encoding flavodoxin-dependent (E)-4-hydroxy-3-methylbut-2-enyl-diphosphate synthase: MRPSDPIARRKSRQLFIGPVPVGGGAPIAVQSMAKTDTRDVSSTVAQIHLLQREGCEIVRVAVPDRNAAKNLGEIKKEISIPLIADIHF
- a CDS encoding response regulator is translated as MSYHGSVLVVDDEVGPRESLRMILKPLYQVHTAANGYEALRFINSQKVDLVTLDLKMPGIPGIDVLREIKKFKNDIEVVIITGYGTLPTAIEAIRYGAVDFISKPFNVAEIISVVSKSVERRSLNLKIKNLIQKIKDLSLLEENQNEALSNLGASVDSASGVDEIQKELRESLQQLEGFRGQKILVNYMDFLKVLIYILESKEPYTSGHSERVSYYAELIAHELRLSSQEKEDLQIATLLHDIGKIGLSNRLLEKNNLTQGENLDIRQHPLKGVRLIEPLAFSLAVSLAVRHHHERWDGKGYPDGLTGEEIPLLARIISLADSYDAMTSDRPYRQCLSTKKVQEELEKNAGIQFDPCMVSLFIKQFKNSSPLPPATSFH